Proteins encoded in a region of the Thunnus maccoyii chromosome 4, fThuMac1.1, whole genome shotgun sequence genome:
- the LOC121896325 gene encoding uncharacterized protein At5g50100, chloroplastic-like, with amino-acid sequence MFSKVRIGLASGLARWHNVTCVNAKTAIQVTPALCRHQHRTFSSESGVKVLYDGLCPICVTEIRFLQFLQKNRPGKVDFVDISLSGYDGAKYKGVSYEMAMEEMHVIDEKDEVHRGIPAFAVMYSAVGLGWLGRFMMWPPVRPFMDKSYAIFAKNRLKWTGRGEECTTGRCEKKTQ; translated from the exons atgttttccAAAGTAAGAATAGGTTTAGCGTCGGGTTTAGCCAGATGGCATAACGTTACTTGTGTAAATGCAAAAACGGCGATTCAAGTGACACCTGCCCTGTGCAGACATCAGCATCGGACCTTCAGCTCTGAGTCTGGTGTCAAG GTGCTGTATGATGGGCTTTGTCCCATATGTGTGACAGAGATCCGGTTCCTCCAGTTTCTGCAGAAAAACCGGCCCGGGAAGGTAGATTTTGTTGACATCTCGCTTTCAGGCTATGATGGAGCGAAATACAAGGGCGTCAGCTATGAGATGGCCATGGAGGAAATGCATGTGATTGATGAGAAAGATGAG GTTCATCGTGGGATCCCAGCATTTGCGGTCATGTACAGTGCAGTGGGCCTCGGTTGGTTGGGTCGCTTCATGATGTGGCCACCTGTGAGACCATTTATGGACAAGTCCTACGCCATCTTTGCCAAGAATCGCCTAAAGTGGACTGGACGTGGGGAGGAATGCACCACAGGACgctgtgaaaagaaaacacaatga
- the LOC121896324 gene encoding calcium-independent phospholipase A2-gamma-like, translating to MGRYLSTNLCSSSVDRTLRSYCKIRYLMGLFRKYPRLAKTPLCLDLHRYSLVAPPHPPRFTRRASFKNVNHSDKGSTSHRFLRDYTKEAKRLQIVRFYSSSNRDAFKAEAPVGIFEEAQTSLHLSSLGVRLGQSFNRLARHINVYFKGKDIVPLAESAGLVVTTPEYLGRSHRRCQSQRAARERNISEGKDTTQTLKCKGKQESSGTGPLIKENSGLQLFHISTLTTRFGESYSYVANHINSVFSLGPAKVQIQENSETTSSTRGTHRRHRRRKMLNNYILNSKEAEISQVKPGDNQAIVEPNSISNSWEEGYLHFARHINRYFGAKVRDEVGNQNRRESLPVEKNNTYKTHFSTQSTSQAQGATSQQSQEEPIVPETGGLFHSSSNTSNFGENYFQTSSHINQYFKGQSGVDEGISRNLKETDHRSATSERLKTVSFMDCLRRPTSAIPDLLGAYLKLGTLSQTSEPKPAITSAEAILSKKLVLSRRQAEEMIRALICSLGQASSPEALTSCVEALNEHLIRHPSRKALMWQEKAAVTLLRQRRIYRDNQALQNAIRETFALIGYVDPVKGRGIRVLSIDGGGTRGVVPLQVLKLLEAETGKKVHQLFDYICGVSTGAVLAFMLGLAHFSLEECSDMYRRFGSEVFRQNRLVGTMKMGWSHSYYNTETWERILREKLGERILIKTARDEFSPKVSAVSAVVNWGTSPKAFVFCNYNHKPGSLSRYAGGCGYQMWQAVRASSAAPGYFQEYTLQSDIHQDGGIILNNPCALAVHESRLLWPNQPFQCVLSLGTGRYDNAKRGPVTSTSLRAKISNLICSATDTEGVHTLLDDLLAPDVYFRFNPMLSAEVSLDESRPGALDQLQRDTQIYLERNRPKLARLCLVLGAERSAVSKTKDWIGERAWEVKQRWV from the exons ATGGGTCGCTACCTCAGCACCAACTTGTGTTCAAGTTCTGTGGACAGGACTTTGAGATCATACTGCAAAATTAGGTACTTAATGGGCCTTTTCAGAAAGTACCCTCGTCTGGCCAAAACACCACTCTGCCTGGACCTCCATAGATATTCACTCGTGGCACCTCCTCATCCACCCAGATTTACAAGAAGagcttcttttaaaaatgtaaaccaCAGTGATAAAGGCTCTACCTCTCACCGCTTCCTCAGAGATTATACCAAAGAAGCGAAACGTCTCCAGATTGTTCGTTTTTACTCATCCTCCAATAGGGATGCATTCAAAGCTGAGGCTCCAGTTGGGATCTTTGAGGAGGCTCAGACCAGTTTGCATTTGAGTTCTCTGGGAGTACGTCTTGGTCAGTCATTTAATCGATTGGCCAGACAcattaatgtttatttcaagGGAAAAGACATTGTACCTCTTGCTGAAAGTGCTGGTCTTGTTGTCACAACTCCAGAATATCTTGGAAGGTCACATAGGCGTTGTCAAAGTCAGCGggcagccagagagagaaatatatcTGAGGGCAAGGACACAACACAGACCTTGAAATGcaaaggaaaacaagagagcTCAGGAACAGGTCCTTTAATCAAGGAAAACTCTGGACTGCAACTATTTCACATCAGCACTTTGACGACAAGATTTGGTGAGAGCTACAGTTACGTTGCTAATCACATCaactctgtcttttctctggGTCCGGCAAAAGTTCAAATTCAGGAGAATTCGGAAACAACATCTTCCACTAGAGGGACACACAGAAGGCATAGGAGGAGAAAAATGCTAAACAATTACATTCTAAACTCTAAAGAAGCTGAAATATCTCAAGTAAAACCAGGTGATAATCAGGCAATAGTGGAACCAAACAGTATCTCCAACAGCTGGGAGGAAGGCTACCTTCATTTCGCAAGACATATCAATAGATACTTTGGTGCTAAGGTTAGGGATGAAGTTGGAAATCAGAATAGGCGAGAATCACTCCCTGTGGAAAAGAATAACACTTACAAAACACACTTCTCAACACAATCTACCTCACAAGCTCAAGGTGCTACATCACAACAGAGTCAAGAAGAACCTATTGTCCCTGAAACTGGAGGCCttttccacagcagcagcaatacCTCTAACTTTGGGGAAAACTATTTCCAAACGTCCAGTCACATCAATCAGTATTTCAAGGGTCAAAGTGGAGTGGATGAGGGTATTAGTAGAAACCTTAAAGAGACTGACCATAGATCTGCTACCTCTGAGAGACTGAAGACTGTATCCTTTATGGACTGCCTTCGCCGCCCCACAAGTGCCATCCCTGACTTGCTGGGTGCTTATCTAAAACTGGGCACCTTGTCCCAGACTAGTGAGCCAAAACCTGCCATAACTTCAGCAGAGGCAATATTGAGTAAAAAG CTCGTCTTGAGTCGGAGGCAAGCTGAGGAAATGATTCGGGCGTTGATCTGCAGTCTGGGACAGGCTTCGTCTCCAGAAGCTCTGACTTCCTGTGTGGAGGCTCTGAATGAACACCTTATCCGCCATCCATCACGCAAAGCTTTAATGTGGCAG gagAAAGCTGCAGTAACATTATTGAGACAGCGGCGAATCTACAGAGATAACCAGGCACTTCAGAACGCCATAAGAGAAACCTTCGCTCTTATCGGCTATGTGGATCCAGTCAAAGGCCGCGGCATTAGAGTGCTCTCAATTGATGGTGGTGGCACAAG AGGTGTGGTGCCTTTACAGGTGTTAAAGCTATTGGAAGCTGAGACGGGCAAAAAGGTCCATCAACTCTTCGACTACATCTGTGGAGTGAGCACAG GTGCCGTTCTAGCCTTCATGCTGGGCCTGGCTCATTTTTCTCTAGAGGAGTGTAGTGACATGTATCGTCGTTTTGGCTCTGAAGTGTTTCGACAAAACCGTCTAGTTGGCACAATGAAGATGGGTTGGAGTCACTCTTACTATAACACTGAGACATGGGAGAGAATACTACG AGAGAAGCTGGGTGAGAGAATACTTATTAAAACAGCCAGGGATGAGTTTAGTCCCAAG GTTTCAGCAGTCAGCGCAGTGGTAAATTGGGGCACCAGTCCAAAGGCCTTCGTCTTCTGCAATTACAACCACAAACCAGGTTCCCTCAGCCGCTATGCAGGAGGCTGTGGCTATCAGATGTGGCAGGCAGTGCGAGCATCGTCAGCTGCCCCAGGCTACTTTCAGGAGTACACATTACAAAGTGACATTCACCAG GATGGAGGAATTATCCTGAACAATCCCTGTGCCTTGGCTGTGCATGAGAGCCGTCTGTTGTGGCCCAACCAGCCCTTTCAGTGTGTGCTGTCCCTTGGCACTGGTCGTTATGACAACGCTAAGAGAGGCCCTGTCACCTCCACCAGCCTGAGGGCCAAAATCAGCAACCTTATCTGCAGTGCCACTGACACTGAAGGAGTCCACACACTTTTGGATGACCTGCTCGCCCCAGATGTCTACTTCCGCTTCAATCCCATGCTGAGTGCTGAGGTGTCCCTGGACGAGAGCCGGCCAGGGGCCCTGGACCAGCTGCAAAGAGACACCCAAATTTATTTGGAGAGGAACCGGCCCAAACTGGCTAGGCTCTGTTTGGTGCTTGGAGCAGAGCGCTCAGCTGTTAGTAAAACTAAGGACTGGATTGGTGAGAGGGCCTGGGAGGTGAAGCAGAGATGGGTGTGA